In Amyelois transitella isolate CPQ chromosome W, ilAmyTran1.1, whole genome shotgun sequence, the genomic stretch GAGCTCAAAGTTCATTCATCACTACAGAGTGCGCTCAGAGGTTAGGTTTGCCGCGTAAAAAATGCCCATTTACTATTAATGGTTTAGGCGGGAACATAGTGAAAAATCAAGGGATGATTTCATGCACAATAAAACCAAAACATTCAGACGGTCCTACATTTAACGTCAACTTAATCGTAGTATCCAAGGTCTCATCTGATATGCCTAATGTCAATTTTCCTAAACAtgtaattaatgaatataattcTTATCAACTAGCAGACacatttttctacaaaaaatcgcgaattgatattttattgggTAATGACATTGTGCCAGATCTTATCACGGGTAAGccgatattaattaattcaaacatTCCAAGCGTAATTGAGACTGTTTTTGGTTGTGTTGTAAGTGGTAAATTATTCCCACACAGAGAGAATAATtcccaaaattttcatttatctgTCTCGCATAATGAGGAATGTTcattagataaaatattgcatAAGTTTTGGGAACTGGAGGAAGTGCCGTGCACACCTGTCGTTAGTTCTATGGACCAACTTGCtgagaatatttttgttaataatcatTTTCGAGAATCGAACGGGCAGTATGTCGTACCACTACCGTTCGTAACCGACCCCGCGCCACTGGGTGATTCCCGCGCCGCGGCCGAACGTAGGTTATTGTATACCGAGCGTAAACTTGCGCGTACTCCCGAGTTACATCAGAAATATAACGAATTTATGCGTGAATATGAAAAACTTGACCACATGGAACGTTATCAGGGCGATATTCCtagcaaatatattattccacATCATAGTATTTTACGTCCAAGTAGCGCGTCAACTCCATTACGTGTCGTGTTCGATGGATCGGCAAAAAGTAGCAACAACGTTTCGTTAAacgataatttattgattggTCCGAAGTTGTATCCTGACATTACTGCTATCATATTAAAATTCCGTTTTTTTGAATATTGTTTAGTGAGTGATGTTTGCAAAATGTACCGAGCTATATTATTAAGAAAGGAAGATAGATGTTATCAACATATTTTGTACCGGTATTCGCCTAACGATCCCATAAacttatatgaattaaaaacgGTTACATACGGACTTAGCTGTTCACCCTTTTTGGCGATCCGCACACTGCACCAATTGGCTGAAGATGAAGGGAAACGTTTTCCACTCGCTGCTCAAGTTTTACGTGAATGTGTATACATGGATGACATTTTGTATTCTTGTGAGTCTTATGATAAAGCGTGTTTAGTTCAAGACCAACTAATAGGTATTTTTGAAAGcgcaaattttactttaaaaaagtggATGAGTAACTGTAAGGATTTACTGTTGAGAGTTCCTGAAGAGAATAGGGAAGGTTctgtaacatttattaaagatGATATCGATAGTAGTATCAAAGTATTGGGTCTAAAATGGATTCCCACTttagattgttttattttttcagttaatAAGACAGACAGCGTTTCTACTAAGCGATCCGTTCTGAAGTTATTAGCGTCTATATATGACCCCGTGGGTTTTATCTCGCCATGCACTTTCTTAgctaaattaataatgcaGGATCTTTGGAAATTAGGTATTGGTTGGGATGAAAAGTTGCcagataatattagtacaacTTGGCAATGTTATATTTCAGAACTTCCGATATTGGCGGAGTTACGCATTGAACGTCATATGTTATTACCGGGACAATCGGACTGTGACTTAGTTGGCTTTTGTGACGCGTCGTCTAGTGGCTACGCTGCCTGCGTTTACGTCATCAGTCGCGATTGTGACAATAATGTTAAAGTTCGCTTAGTTACCGCCAAATCTAAAGTCGCTCCCATAAAACCCATAACAATTCCgcgattaaaattaatgggCGCTGTTTTGttgagtaaattaataaaatctgtctgtgatatttttacaagagttaaaataaacaaaattactgcTTTATCAGATTCAACAATCGTGTTGTCGTGGTTACAAACGGAAccatataaattgaaaactttTGTTTGTCACCGTGTGACACAGATAATAGAAGTTTTACCTCCTCATTATTGGCGTCATGTCTGCAGTGAAGATAATCTAGCAGATCTTTGTTCCCGCGGAGCATCTCCGTCGCAACTTATCAGTTGCACTCAGAAATGGTTATACGGGTCAGATTGGATGAAAAAGGATTATAAGGATTGGCCTATTTGTACCTTCGTTATCGAAAATAATAGCAAACTACCAGAAgtgaaattagtaaatttattttcaaataatagctTGTGTCAAGAAACTAAACAAGATTTTTGTATACGAATGTTTAGTCTGTTTTCATCTTTCACGAAATTACAAAGATCGTGTGCTTGgattttaagattaaaaaataaggataAAATATCCACAACTTTATCGacagttgaattaaatgaaGCACTGGACAGGTTAATTCGTTTAGTTCAGAGTGCATATTATGAATCTGAATTACAGTTATTAAAGAATTATAAACATGTAGCTTCGCTTCGAAAATTATCGCCATTTATTGATACCTCCGGCTTTCTCAGGGTAGGGGGTCGTATAGGTTATTCTGAACTTCCATATAATGCTAAACATCCACGTCTGTTACCGAAGGATAGTCAATTTACTAgattattaatagaatatttacataaaaaatatttacatgtagGTCCACGTACCttacaaaacattattaatgaaaattactgGATTCCATCCGCTCGTAGCGTAATAAGATCCGTTTTAtccaaatgtaaaatttgCTTTAAATGCAAACCGTCTTTGTTACAACCTGAGATGGCACCGCTACCACCTACCAGGTTGTTACCCCACAAAGTATTTGCTCACGTTGGAGTAGATCTCGGTGGTCCATTCTTAATCAAAACTAGTTTATATCGTCATGCTAAAGTTTCTAAAGCTTATTTAGCATTATTCATCTGTTTTTCCACAAAAGCAGTACATCTAGAGGTGTTATCTTCTTTGTCCGCCGAATGTTTTCTCGCTTGTTTAGATCGCTTTGTTGCTCGTCGGGGTCTTTGCTCGGCACTTTATTCAGACTGTGGTACCAATTTTATAGCATCGAGTAAGCATTTGAACgaaattcaaaagtttttgcgtgataaCGAGAATGACATCACTGATGGCTGCGCCAAAAGACAATTAGTGTGGAGGTTTAATGTTCCAAGTGCTCCTAACATGGGTGGACTCTGGGAAGCTGGCATAAAGTCAgctaaatatcatttattacGTAGCGTAGGTGAAAAGTCCTTAACGTTTGAGGAACTAACTACTGTATTTTGTAAAGTTGAAGCAGTTTTAAATTCGCGCCCGTTGTGTCCACTGCCAGCTAGTGACAACCCTAATGAATTTAACGTCTTGACTGCCGGACACTTTCTAATCGGCAGAAGTTTAACCTCCTTACCAGAGTATAATTTCCAAGAAGTGCCCGAAAATAGACTGTCACGATGGCAGTATGTACAAAAGTGCTCTCAAATTTTCTGGAAACGCTGGAGTcacgaatatttaaatacacttCAACAAAGagcaaaattgtttaattcatCCACCAACCTAAATGTTGGAGATTTAGTTCTGGTTAAAACCGATAATGCCCCTTCATGTAAATGGCCATTAgggaaaatagaaaaattacatCCCGGTCCTGACGGTGTTGTCCGTTGTGTTACCTTGCGCACTGAAAAGAGTGTTCTGCAAAGACCAGTCAATAAACTTAGTCCATTACCCTATACCAATTAGTttcttaaactttaaatacctaagtaaatcttagttttttaattattattatttatttatttttaaatatattgttatatatacCTTTGTCAATTTTCATGACTTATTATCTCTTTAAAGTAtactttcttaattattaGAAACCATAACTATGGTTTCGGTAGGGGGTATGTTTCGTATTTAATCTGTGGTTGGATACTTCCTTTTTGAATGTTGAGGGCGCCACCGGACTAATGTGTGGTAGAAAGTACCAGTTTTAGCCACCGAGAGAAAAAGTGGCGCTAGAGTAGTCTGCTTCAAGCGCGCTCGCAATCACCAtcgaaacttttaataaattttgttttaagtgattttggACAGAGTTGTGTGTGTGGTATATCTTCAATTACCCGGAGGCCTCCGTGAGGAACTGGGAAATCTGCCGTGCAGAGGAAAGGTGAGTCGTACTCAAATTTCATTGGGGATTTGTCCAACCCGGGCAACCacattacatacctacctactctaATTTATCTCCTTTATTAAATACAGTCCATTGTTATCccacatatgtttttttttttttattgtttcactCTCTCCTTTTTGCTCGTGGGAAATAAttcaacaatttaatttatttattcaacagTTTCTTGCTTACATTTACTTATACTAAATTTATACTTCTTACATATATACTTTTCTTTAtagttacatttttatttcctatTTAGATATGCCTATATACTTATATGCCTATGGTGTTTCACCGTATACTCCTATATTATAATGGCACAATACTAATCTATACGGCGGACATCACAGTTTATTTTGCtactatttttcttatttactaCTGTTACAatgtatttcataaattttaagaaatcctttctatttttatttcggaTGATTCCTGCTAGGttatctaaaattattttacagccTATCTTATATTCTAAGTCTGCTCTTTGCCGACCAAAGATCGGGCAATCCGTGAGTAGGTGGGGGACCGTTTCGTTGACTCCCGGGTCACACTCGCATTCTGGGCTATTTCGGCATTTAAATTTGCACAGGTAATCCGCAAAGCCGCCGTGACCGGTCAGTATTTGAGTTATCGGGCCGCTTAAGGTTATCTGACGCACCACCTTGTAAGCGTCAGATGCCACAGGGAAGAAGATCTTTGTGGTGCCGGCGGTCTCGCCCAACCTGTATCTGTCGTCCCATACCCCAAGGGACCTCTTACGGAGTATTCCCTTGACACATGAGACGGGACAGAGGTCGTAATCCGCTTTCCTTTTGGTGTTTACAGCGGCTTCCTTGGCCAGCTGATCGGCCCTCTCGTTTCCCTCCAGCCCCGCGTGTGCCTTGATCCAGAAAAGCTTTATCGACTTATTCTGGCGGGTGATTGTTTTCAGGTTCTCCCTTGTTTTTACTGCTAAAGGATGAAGGGAAACGGGGCTTGTTACCGTTTGTAACGCTGCCATGGAGTCGCTGTAGACTCCAAAAGTACTTGCATTGTACTTTATGACTCTCCTCGTGGCCTCACATATCGCCAAGAGCTCGGCCTGATAGACCGTGCAGTAAGACGACAGACAAAACTTGACGGACCTGGTCTCCGCCTCGCCTCTCCATATGGAGATCGCTGCGCCGACCCCCCCGTCAATCTTGCTGCCGTCCGTGTAGATTCTAACATCAAAATTGATGTTAGCCTCCACCTGTTGTCGGTCTGCCAGGCCGGTAAAACCCAAGTCGATACGCTCGGCCGGATGAGGAGCGTCAAGGGCAGATGCCGTTCGCTCGATCTCCCAGTCCCCCAACTCCGGCAGCCGCGCACCCCTCTTGATCTCGTACAACGAAGCAGCTTCGCGTATACGAAGATCGAGGGGGAGCAGACCGGCCAAAACCAGTGCTGAGTTAAGAGAGACCGTGCGATAAGCTCTGCATATCTTTTGAGCGAAGCCGCGCTGCACCGCGTCCAGCTGTTTGCGGACACTGATCTTCTCTGCTGCGGCACCCCACACGCTCGCGGCATACAACACGACCGGTTCCACGGCGGCGTTGTAGATCACCCGCACAATCTCTGGATTTAAACCCCAGTTTGTTTTTGCCGCCTTGGCCAGTTGCCTGTATATGCCTGTGGCTTTTTTACAGGCGTTTGCCACATGTGCATTGAATGTTAGTTTGGAGTCGATGGTGACCCCCAGCAGCTTGATCTGGCTTACTGGCTGAATGGCAGTCCCGCCCATGCTGAGGCGCGGAGCGTCGTATTTAAGCTTGCGCGTAATAACTAAAGCATTAGTTTTGTGTGTGTTGTGTGTTTGAGCTTGTTACGAGCGCCCCACGCCTCAACATGGTCGAGAATGCCGTTCGCCTCCATTTCAATATCTAGGGCTGTGGCTCCATCGAACACCAACACTACATCGTCCGCAAAAGCCTGGCAATGAACATTTTTTCTGGATAGGGTTTTCAACAGCGGGTCCAGCAACAAGTTCCATAGGATTGGGCCAGCGATGGATCCCTGTACGCAGCCTTTTGTCGTACTTGTCTCGCTCTCTTCACCACCATATTTTATCTTGACCTTCCTGTGGTGAAGGTAGTGGTCCATCACTCCTCTTATGTTGTCTGGGCACCCCTCTTCCGCCAATCTGAGCCTTATG encodes the following:
- the LOC106140796 gene encoding uncharacterized protein LOC106140796 — its product is MGGTAIQPVSQIKLLGVTIDSKLTFNAHVANACKKATGIYRQLAKAAKTNWGLNPEIVRVIYNAAVEPVVLYAASVWGAAAEKISVRKQLDAVQRGFAQKICRAYRTVSLNSALVLAGLLPLDLRIREAASLYEIKRGARLPELGDWEIERTASALDAPHPAERIDLGFTGLADRQQVEANINFDVRIYTDGSKIDGGVGAAISIWRGEAETRSVKFCLSSYCTVYQAELLAICEATRRVIKYNASTFGVYSDSMAALQTVTSPVSLHPLAVKTRENLKTITRQNKSIKLFWIKAHAGLEGNERADQLAKEAAVNTKRKADYDLCPVSCVKGILRKRSLGVWDDRYRLGETAGTTKIFFPVASDAYKVVRQITLSGPITQILTGHGGFADYLCKFKCRNSPECECDPGVNETVPHLLTDCPIFGRQRADLEYKIGCKIILDNLAGIIRNKNRKDFLKFMKYIVTVVNKKNSSKINCDVRRID